One genomic window of Candidatus Thermoplasmatota archaeon includes the following:
- a CDS encoding 30S ribosomal protein S6e encodes MVEFKANVSDPKSAKTYKIEVKGHYAGSLIGKKISDEIDGYFLGLPGYKLTITGGSDKDGFPMRKDVPRAGRKEVLLAKGACFRAKHEGVRKKRFVHGNIVSPEIVQLNFKINEWGPKSIEELLKLAEKK; translated from the coding sequence ATGGTAGAGTTCAAGGCTAACGTCTCAGACCCTAAGAGCGCAAAAACTTATAAAATCGAAGTTAAAGGTCACTATGCAGGCTCTTTGATTGGAAAAAAGATTAGCGATGAAATAGATGGCTATTTTTTGGGTCTGCCAGGTTATAAATTGACAATCACAGGAGGCAGCGATAAAGACGGCTTTCCTATGAGAAAAGATGTGCCTAGAGCAGGTAGAAAAGAAGTTTTGTTAGCTAAGGGGGCTTGCTTTAGAGCCAAGCATGAAGGAGTAAGAAAGAAAAGATTCGTTCACGGCAATATAGTCTCACCTGAGATAGTTCAGCTGAATTTTAAAATAAATGAATGGGGTCCTAAATCTATTGAAGAATTACTAAAGTTAGCAGAGAAGAAATAA